One region of Vigna angularis cultivar LongXiaoDou No.4 chromosome 10, ASM1680809v1, whole genome shotgun sequence genomic DNA includes:
- the LOC108335676 gene encoding uncharacterized protein LOC108335676 isoform X8 produces MVTFLVLKKDKKMICTTRCIDPPIQLPQELSLTCEISKQKIRSLSELPQFLLTPVPNNLQEKSEWGNFLNYLCKNDKVALINFEQHQFYILPPALVSTSSAVNVAYNIDCTSSVPTHPRDSESAGSQLEECGEPNTAEGLKFSQAEETCNEFQSKGPLRNFIRADPSYLKTLGQAHSGWIFGGIAELVDNSKDAKATKMDIFVDIIQLKKSRKDVPMLCLIDDGQGMNHDEVMKMVSFGHKQSDKVDTDHIGKFGVGFKTGAMRLGRDVLVLTQTTTSRSLAFLSQSLNEGKDNIEIPIVSYCRQGQRMEVDLSMQSEALAKYNLKAIKDFSPFNKYLIGEKAALFGTGTGTQIYIWNLDEWGSKYCLEWHDGLKGGSSFHQGDILIRSKRIRSRPGHISQKVPLDYSLRAYLEIIFLVPRMKISVQRSLVKSRPLSKFLTQTVIETGEILRRPVELIIGFNQLEWERANCGMFLYWHGRLIEAYKRVGGMIHSADVGRGVIGVVDVTNLMDDEDGRVWVHNNKQGFQDSEHYACLEQWLGRKADEYWDKNFDALELNIDNCVFKPDHEWVQCDKCRKWRILPTDFDSRNLPLQWFCFMEPFKGQCSDSEQKMALGIVNVSTKRSGYDCLLKDSNDKKVEGDRKTSGTEGEALLEDVIEEENLVKVEVKAEP; encoded by the exons ATGGTCACGTTCCTTGTTctgaagaaagataaaaaaatgatatgcACCACCAGGTGCATAGATCCGCCGATCCAACT GCCTCAGGAATTGAGCTTGACATGTGAAATTTCAAAACAGAAGATACGCAGTCTTTCTGAACTTCCCCAATTTTTACTAACCCCGGTCCCAAATAATTTACAAGAGAAGTCTGAGTGGGGGAACTTTTTGAATTACCTATGTAAAAATGACAAG GTTGCTCTTATAAACTTTGAGCAGCATCAGTTTTACATTCTACCTCCTGCATTAGTTTCAACATCAAGTGCAGTCAATGTTGCATATAATATAGATTGTACAAGTTCTGTACCTACTCATCCAAGGGATAGTGAATCAG CAGGTTCGCAATTAGAGGAATGTGGTGAACCAAATACAGCTGAAGGTCTTAAGTTTTCTCAAGCTGAAGAAACTTGCAACGAATTTCAATCCAAAGGCCCTCTAAGAAATTTCATACGAGCAGACCCAAGTTACCTTAAAACTCTTGGCCAGGCTCATTCTGGATGGATTTTTGGTGGAATAGCTGAGCTTGTTGATAATTCCAAGGATGCCAAGGCAACTAA AATGGACATTTTTGTAGATATCATCCAGTTGAAGAAATCACGGAAGGATGTTCCGATGCTGTGTCTTATTGATGATGGTCAAGGGATGAACCATGATGAGGTTATGAAAATGGTATCTTTTGGACATAAGCAATCTGATAAAGTTGACACGGACCACATTGGCAAATTTGGTGTTGGATTCAAA ACAGGAGCAATGAGGCTTGGGAGAGATGTTCTGGTTCTAACACAAACAACTACTTCTAGATCTCTAGCTTTTCTTTCACAATCATTGAATGAAGGCAAAGAT AATATTGAAATTCCCATTGTCAGCTATTGTCGACAAGGACAACGTATGGAGGTTGACCTAAGTATGCAGTCTGAAGCTTTGGCAAAATACAATTTGAAAGCTATTAAGGATTTTTCACCATTTAACAAGTATCTTATTGGTGAAAAGGCAGCCTTGTTTGGTACCGGTACAGGAACACAAATATACATATGGAACTTGGATGAATGGGGATCAAAGTATTGTTTAGAATGGCATGATGGACTGAAAGGTGGGAGTTCTTTTCACCAAGGTGACATTCTTATCCGAAGCAAGAGGATTCGTTCTCGTCCTGGCCATATTAGTCAAAAG GTACCATTGGATTACTCACTTCGAGCttatttagaaattatatttttagttcctCGAATGAAGATAAGTGTACAAAGATCATTG GTTAAAAGTCGACCATTATCAAAATTCCTTACTCAAACTGTTATTGAAACTGGTGAAATCTTGAGAAGGCCAGTTGAATTAATTATTGGATTTAATCAATTAGAGTGGGAGCGGGCAAACTGTGGAATGTTTTTGTATTGGCATGGTCGCTTGATTGAG gcTTACAAAAGAGTTGGTGGAATGATTCATAGTGCAGATGTTGGCCGGGGTGTAATTGGTGTTGTTGATGTGACCAATTTAATG GATGACGAGGATGGTCGGGTGTGGGTACATAATAACAAGCAGGGATTCCAAGACTCAGAACATTATGCATGTCTTGAGCAGTGGCTGGGTAGAAAAGCAGATGAATATTGGGACAAAAATTTTGACGCCCTTGAGTTG AACATAGATAATTGTGTCTTCAAACCTGATCATGAGTGGGTTCAATGTGACAAGTGCAGAAAGTGGAGAATATTACCTACAGATTTTGATAGCAGAAATTTGCCTTTACAATG GTTTTGTTTTATGGAGCCTTTCAAAGGTCAATGTTCAGATTCTGAACAGAAGATGGCGCTGGGCATAGTTAATGTTTCCACAAAGAGGTCGGGTTATGATTGCTTGTTGAAGGATTCCAACGACAAAAAGGTGGAAGGTGATAGGAAAACCTCTGGCACAG aaggtGAGGCATTGCTAGAAGACGttattgaagaagaaaacctggTAAAAGTGGAGGtcaaagccgagccctag
- the LOC108335676 gene encoding uncharacterized protein LOC108335676 isoform X7: protein MVTFLVLKKDKKMICTTRCIDPPIQLPQELSLTCEISKQKIRSLSELPQFLLTPVPNNLQEKSEWGNFLNYLCKNDKVALINFEQHQFYILPPALVSTSSAVNVAYNIDCTSSVPTHPRDSESAGSQLEECGEPNTAEGLKFSQAEETCNEFQSKGPLRNFIRADPSYLKTLGQAHSGWIFGGIAELVDNSKDAKATKMDIFVDIIQLKKSRKDVPMLCLIDDGQGMNHDEVMKMVSFGHKQSDKVDTDHIGKFGVGFKTGAMRLGRDVLVLTQTTTSRSLAFLSQSLNEGKDNIEIPIVSYCRQGQRMEVDLSMQSEALAKYNLKAIKDFSPFNKYLIGEKAALFGTGTGTQIYIWNLDEWGSKYCLEWHDGLKGGSSFHQGDILIRSKRIRSRPGHISQKVPLDYSLRAYLEIIFLVPRMKISVQRSLVKSRPLSKFLTQTVIETGEILRRPVELIIGFNQLEWERANCGMFLYWHGRLIEAYKRVGGMIHSADVGRGVIGVVDVTNLMDDEDGRVWVHNNKQGFQDSEHYACLEQWLGRKADEYWDKNFDALELNIDNCVFKPDHEWVQCDKCRKWRILPTDFDSRNLPLQWFCFMEPFKGQCSDSEQKMALGIVNVSTKRSGYDCLLKDSNDKKVEGDRKTSGTDEKLIHYEDVKFPALKRLRKGPRKRR from the exons ATGGTCACGTTCCTTGTTctgaagaaagataaaaaaatgatatgcACCACCAGGTGCATAGATCCGCCGATCCAACT GCCTCAGGAATTGAGCTTGACATGTGAAATTTCAAAACAGAAGATACGCAGTCTTTCTGAACTTCCCCAATTTTTACTAACCCCGGTCCCAAATAATTTACAAGAGAAGTCTGAGTGGGGGAACTTTTTGAATTACCTATGTAAAAATGACAAG GTTGCTCTTATAAACTTTGAGCAGCATCAGTTTTACATTCTACCTCCTGCATTAGTTTCAACATCAAGTGCAGTCAATGTTGCATATAATATAGATTGTACAAGTTCTGTACCTACTCATCCAAGGGATAGTGAATCAG CAGGTTCGCAATTAGAGGAATGTGGTGAACCAAATACAGCTGAAGGTCTTAAGTTTTCTCAAGCTGAAGAAACTTGCAACGAATTTCAATCCAAAGGCCCTCTAAGAAATTTCATACGAGCAGACCCAAGTTACCTTAAAACTCTTGGCCAGGCTCATTCTGGATGGATTTTTGGTGGAATAGCTGAGCTTGTTGATAATTCCAAGGATGCCAAGGCAACTAA AATGGACATTTTTGTAGATATCATCCAGTTGAAGAAATCACGGAAGGATGTTCCGATGCTGTGTCTTATTGATGATGGTCAAGGGATGAACCATGATGAGGTTATGAAAATGGTATCTTTTGGACATAAGCAATCTGATAAAGTTGACACGGACCACATTGGCAAATTTGGTGTTGGATTCAAA ACAGGAGCAATGAGGCTTGGGAGAGATGTTCTGGTTCTAACACAAACAACTACTTCTAGATCTCTAGCTTTTCTTTCACAATCATTGAATGAAGGCAAAGAT AATATTGAAATTCCCATTGTCAGCTATTGTCGACAAGGACAACGTATGGAGGTTGACCTAAGTATGCAGTCTGAAGCTTTGGCAAAATACAATTTGAAAGCTATTAAGGATTTTTCACCATTTAACAAGTATCTTATTGGTGAAAAGGCAGCCTTGTTTGGTACCGGTACAGGAACACAAATATACATATGGAACTTGGATGAATGGGGATCAAAGTATTGTTTAGAATGGCATGATGGACTGAAAGGTGGGAGTTCTTTTCACCAAGGTGACATTCTTATCCGAAGCAAGAGGATTCGTTCTCGTCCTGGCCATATTAGTCAAAAG GTACCATTGGATTACTCACTTCGAGCttatttagaaattatatttttagttcctCGAATGAAGATAAGTGTACAAAGATCATTG GTTAAAAGTCGACCATTATCAAAATTCCTTACTCAAACTGTTATTGAAACTGGTGAAATCTTGAGAAGGCCAGTTGAATTAATTATTGGATTTAATCAATTAGAGTGGGAGCGGGCAAACTGTGGAATGTTTTTGTATTGGCATGGTCGCTTGATTGAG gcTTACAAAAGAGTTGGTGGAATGATTCATAGTGCAGATGTTGGCCGGGGTGTAATTGGTGTTGTTGATGTGACCAATTTAATG GATGACGAGGATGGTCGGGTGTGGGTACATAATAACAAGCAGGGATTCCAAGACTCAGAACATTATGCATGTCTTGAGCAGTGGCTGGGTAGAAAAGCAGATGAATATTGGGACAAAAATTTTGACGCCCTTGAGTTG AACATAGATAATTGTGTCTTCAAACCTGATCATGAGTGGGTTCAATGTGACAAGTGCAGAAAGTGGAGAATATTACCTACAGATTTTGATAGCAGAAATTTGCCTTTACAATG GTTTTGTTTTATGGAGCCTTTCAAAGGTCAATGTTCAGATTCTGAACAGAAGATGGCGCTGGGCATAGTTAATGTTTCCACAAAGAGGTCGGGTTATGATTGCTTGTTGAAGGATTCCAACGACAAAAAGGTGGAAGGTGATAGGAAAACCTCTGGCACAG ATGAGAAATTAATCCATTATGAGGATGTCAAATTTCCAGCATTAAAGCGGTTGAGAAAGGGGCCAAGAAAACG aaggtGA
- the LOC108335676 gene encoding uncharacterized protein LOC108335676 isoform X3, whose translation MVTFLVLKKDKKMICTTRCIDPPIQLPQELSLTCEISKQKIRSLSELPQFLLTPVPNNLQEKSEWGNFLNYLCKNDKVALINFEQHQFYILPPALVSTSSAVNVAYNIDCTSSVPTHPRDSESAGSQLEECGEPNTAEGLKFSQAEETCNEFQSKGPLRNFIRADPSYLKTLGQAHSGWIFGGIAELVDNSKDAKATKMDIFVDIIQLKKSRKDVPMLCLIDDGQGMNHDEVMKMVSFGHKQSDKVDTDHIGKFGVGFKTGAMRLGRDVLVLTQTTTSRSLAFLSQSLNEGKDNIEIPIVSYCRQGQRMEVDLSMQSEALAKYNLKAIKDFSPFNKYLIGEKAALFGTGTGTQIYIWNLDEWGSKYCLEWHDGLKGGSSFHQGDILIRSKRIRSRPGHISQKVPLDYSLRAYLEIIFLVPRMKISVQRSLVKSRPLSKFLTQTVIETGEILRRPVELIIGFNQLEWERANCGMFLYWHGRLIEAYKRVGGMIHSADVGRGVIGVVDVTNLMDDEDGRVWVHNNKQGFQDSEHYACLEQWLGRKADEYWDKNFDALELNIDNCVFKPDHEWVQCDKCRKWRILPTDFDSRNLPLQWFCFMEPFKGQCSDSEQKMALGIVNVSTKRSGYDCLLKDSNDKKVEGDRKTSGTDEKLIHYEDVKFPALKRLRKGPRKRNHRSTPDVVSFNLDRTDPDSETDLIGRVK comes from the exons ATGGTCACGTTCCTTGTTctgaagaaagataaaaaaatgatatgcACCACCAGGTGCATAGATCCGCCGATCCAACT GCCTCAGGAATTGAGCTTGACATGTGAAATTTCAAAACAGAAGATACGCAGTCTTTCTGAACTTCCCCAATTTTTACTAACCCCGGTCCCAAATAATTTACAAGAGAAGTCTGAGTGGGGGAACTTTTTGAATTACCTATGTAAAAATGACAAG GTTGCTCTTATAAACTTTGAGCAGCATCAGTTTTACATTCTACCTCCTGCATTAGTTTCAACATCAAGTGCAGTCAATGTTGCATATAATATAGATTGTACAAGTTCTGTACCTACTCATCCAAGGGATAGTGAATCAG CAGGTTCGCAATTAGAGGAATGTGGTGAACCAAATACAGCTGAAGGTCTTAAGTTTTCTCAAGCTGAAGAAACTTGCAACGAATTTCAATCCAAAGGCCCTCTAAGAAATTTCATACGAGCAGACCCAAGTTACCTTAAAACTCTTGGCCAGGCTCATTCTGGATGGATTTTTGGTGGAATAGCTGAGCTTGTTGATAATTCCAAGGATGCCAAGGCAACTAA AATGGACATTTTTGTAGATATCATCCAGTTGAAGAAATCACGGAAGGATGTTCCGATGCTGTGTCTTATTGATGATGGTCAAGGGATGAACCATGATGAGGTTATGAAAATGGTATCTTTTGGACATAAGCAATCTGATAAAGTTGACACGGACCACATTGGCAAATTTGGTGTTGGATTCAAA ACAGGAGCAATGAGGCTTGGGAGAGATGTTCTGGTTCTAACACAAACAACTACTTCTAGATCTCTAGCTTTTCTTTCACAATCATTGAATGAAGGCAAAGAT AATATTGAAATTCCCATTGTCAGCTATTGTCGACAAGGACAACGTATGGAGGTTGACCTAAGTATGCAGTCTGAAGCTTTGGCAAAATACAATTTGAAAGCTATTAAGGATTTTTCACCATTTAACAAGTATCTTATTGGTGAAAAGGCAGCCTTGTTTGGTACCGGTACAGGAACACAAATATACATATGGAACTTGGATGAATGGGGATCAAAGTATTGTTTAGAATGGCATGATGGACTGAAAGGTGGGAGTTCTTTTCACCAAGGTGACATTCTTATCCGAAGCAAGAGGATTCGTTCTCGTCCTGGCCATATTAGTCAAAAG GTACCATTGGATTACTCACTTCGAGCttatttagaaattatatttttagttcctCGAATGAAGATAAGTGTACAAAGATCATTG GTTAAAAGTCGACCATTATCAAAATTCCTTACTCAAACTGTTATTGAAACTGGTGAAATCTTGAGAAGGCCAGTTGAATTAATTATTGGATTTAATCAATTAGAGTGGGAGCGGGCAAACTGTGGAATGTTTTTGTATTGGCATGGTCGCTTGATTGAG gcTTACAAAAGAGTTGGTGGAATGATTCATAGTGCAGATGTTGGCCGGGGTGTAATTGGTGTTGTTGATGTGACCAATTTAATG GATGACGAGGATGGTCGGGTGTGGGTACATAATAACAAGCAGGGATTCCAAGACTCAGAACATTATGCATGTCTTGAGCAGTGGCTGGGTAGAAAAGCAGATGAATATTGGGACAAAAATTTTGACGCCCTTGAGTTG AACATAGATAATTGTGTCTTCAAACCTGATCATGAGTGGGTTCAATGTGACAAGTGCAGAAAGTGGAGAATATTACCTACAGATTTTGATAGCAGAAATTTGCCTTTACAATG GTTTTGTTTTATGGAGCCTTTCAAAGGTCAATGTTCAGATTCTGAACAGAAGATGGCGCTGGGCATAGTTAATGTTTCCACAAAGAGGTCGGGTTATGATTGCTTGTTGAAGGATTCCAACGACAAAAAGGTGGAAGGTGATAGGAAAACCTCTGGCACAG ATGAGAAATTAATCCATTATGAGGATGTCAAATTTCCAGCATTAAAGCGGTTGAGAAAGGGGCCAAGAAAACG aaaccATAGAAGTACTCCCGATGTTGTAAGCTTcaatttggaccgaacagatccagattctgaaactg ATTTGATTGGAAGAGTTAAGTGA
- the LOC108335676 gene encoding uncharacterized protein LOC108335676 isoform X4, whose product MVTFLVLKKDKKMICTTRCIDPPIQLPQELSLTCEISKQKIRSLSELPQFLLTPVPNNLQEKSEWGNFLNYLCKNDKVALINFEQHQFYILPPALVSTSSAVNVAYNIDCTSSVPTHPRDSESAGSQLEECGEPNTAEGLKFSQAEETCNEFQSKGPLRNFIRADPSYLKTLGQAHSGWIFGGIAELVDNSKDAKATKMDIFVDIIQLKKSRKDVPMLCLIDDGQGMNHDEVMKMVSFGHKQSDKVDTDHIGKFGVGFKTGAMRLGRDVLVLTQTTTSRSLAFLSQSLNEGKDNIEIPIVSYCRQGQRMEVDLSMQSEALAKYNLKAIKDFSPFNKYLIGEKAALFGTGTGTQIYIWNLDEWGSKYCLEWHDGLKGGSSFHQGDILIRSKRIRSRPGHISQKVKSRPLSKFLTQTVIETGEILRRPVELIIGFNQLEWERANCGMFLYWHGRLIEAYKRVGGMIHSADVGRGVIGVVDVTNLMDDEDGRVWVHNNKQGFQDSEHYACLEQWLGRKADEYWDKNFDALELNIDNCVFKPDHEWVQCDKCRKWRILPTDFDSRNLPLQWFCFMEPFKGQCSDSEQKMALGIVNVSTKRSGYDCLLKDSNDKKVEGDRKTSGTDEKLIHYEDVKFPALKRLRKGPRKRNHRSTPDVVSFNLDRTDPDSETGKFSTLTVRFWVTCKTKFLAACKGVV is encoded by the exons ATGGTCACGTTCCTTGTTctgaagaaagataaaaaaatgatatgcACCACCAGGTGCATAGATCCGCCGATCCAACT GCCTCAGGAATTGAGCTTGACATGTGAAATTTCAAAACAGAAGATACGCAGTCTTTCTGAACTTCCCCAATTTTTACTAACCCCGGTCCCAAATAATTTACAAGAGAAGTCTGAGTGGGGGAACTTTTTGAATTACCTATGTAAAAATGACAAG GTTGCTCTTATAAACTTTGAGCAGCATCAGTTTTACATTCTACCTCCTGCATTAGTTTCAACATCAAGTGCAGTCAATGTTGCATATAATATAGATTGTACAAGTTCTGTACCTACTCATCCAAGGGATAGTGAATCAG CAGGTTCGCAATTAGAGGAATGTGGTGAACCAAATACAGCTGAAGGTCTTAAGTTTTCTCAAGCTGAAGAAACTTGCAACGAATTTCAATCCAAAGGCCCTCTAAGAAATTTCATACGAGCAGACCCAAGTTACCTTAAAACTCTTGGCCAGGCTCATTCTGGATGGATTTTTGGTGGAATAGCTGAGCTTGTTGATAATTCCAAGGATGCCAAGGCAACTAA AATGGACATTTTTGTAGATATCATCCAGTTGAAGAAATCACGGAAGGATGTTCCGATGCTGTGTCTTATTGATGATGGTCAAGGGATGAACCATGATGAGGTTATGAAAATGGTATCTTTTGGACATAAGCAATCTGATAAAGTTGACACGGACCACATTGGCAAATTTGGTGTTGGATTCAAA ACAGGAGCAATGAGGCTTGGGAGAGATGTTCTGGTTCTAACACAAACAACTACTTCTAGATCTCTAGCTTTTCTTTCACAATCATTGAATGAAGGCAAAGAT AATATTGAAATTCCCATTGTCAGCTATTGTCGACAAGGACAACGTATGGAGGTTGACCTAAGTATGCAGTCTGAAGCTTTGGCAAAATACAATTTGAAAGCTATTAAGGATTTTTCACCATTTAACAAGTATCTTATTGGTGAAAAGGCAGCCTTGTTTGGTACCGGTACAGGAACACAAATATACATATGGAACTTGGATGAATGGGGATCAAAGTATTGTTTAGAATGGCATGATGGACTGAAAGGTGGGAGTTCTTTTCACCAAGGTGACATTCTTATCCGAAGCAAGAGGATTCGTTCTCGTCCTGGCCATATTAGTCAAAAG GTTAAAAGTCGACCATTATCAAAATTCCTTACTCAAACTGTTATTGAAACTGGTGAAATCTTGAGAAGGCCAGTTGAATTAATTATTGGATTTAATCAATTAGAGTGGGAGCGGGCAAACTGTGGAATGTTTTTGTATTGGCATGGTCGCTTGATTGAG gcTTACAAAAGAGTTGGTGGAATGATTCATAGTGCAGATGTTGGCCGGGGTGTAATTGGTGTTGTTGATGTGACCAATTTAATG GATGACGAGGATGGTCGGGTGTGGGTACATAATAACAAGCAGGGATTCCAAGACTCAGAACATTATGCATGTCTTGAGCAGTGGCTGGGTAGAAAAGCAGATGAATATTGGGACAAAAATTTTGACGCCCTTGAGTTG AACATAGATAATTGTGTCTTCAAACCTGATCATGAGTGGGTTCAATGTGACAAGTGCAGAAAGTGGAGAATATTACCTACAGATTTTGATAGCAGAAATTTGCCTTTACAATG GTTTTGTTTTATGGAGCCTTTCAAAGGTCAATGTTCAGATTCTGAACAGAAGATGGCGCTGGGCATAGTTAATGTTTCCACAAAGAGGTCGGGTTATGATTGCTTGTTGAAGGATTCCAACGACAAAAAGGTGGAAGGTGATAGGAAAACCTCTGGCACAG ATGAGAAATTAATCCATTATGAGGATGTCAAATTTCCAGCATTAAAGCGGTTGAGAAAGGGGCCAAGAAAACG aaaccATAGAAGTACTCCCGATGTTGTAAGCTTcaatttggaccgaacagatccagattctgaaactggtaagttctcgacCTTAACCGTTCGTTTCTGGGTTACATGCAAAACCAAGTTTTTGGCTGCATGTAAGGGTGTAGTCTAA
- the LOC108335676 gene encoding uncharacterized protein LOC108335676 isoform X5, translating into MVTFLVLKKDKKMICTTRCIDPPIQLPQELSLTCEISKQKIRSLSELPQFLLTPVPNNLQEKSEWGNFLNYLCKNDKVALINFEQHQFYILPPALVSTSSAVNVAYNIDCTSSVPTHPRDSESGSQLEECGEPNTAEGLKFSQAEETCNEFQSKGPLRNFIRADPSYLKTLGQAHSGWIFGGIAELVDNSKDAKATKMDIFVDIIQLKKSRKDVPMLCLIDDGQGMNHDEVMKMVSFGHKQSDKVDTDHIGKFGVGFKTGAMRLGRDVLVLTQTTTSRSLAFLSQSLNEGKDNIEIPIVSYCRQGQRMEVDLSMQSEALAKYNLKAIKDFSPFNKYLIGEKAALFGTGTGTQIYIWNLDEWGSKYCLEWHDGLKGGSSFHQGDILIRSKRIRSRPGHISQKVKSRPLSKFLTQTVIETGEILRRPVELIIGFNQLEWERANCGMFLYWHGRLIEAYKRVGGMIHSADVGRGVIGVVDVTNLMDDEDGRVWVHNNKQGFQDSEHYACLEQWLGRKADEYWDKNFDALELNIDNCVFKPDHEWVQCDKCRKWRILPTDFDSRNLPLQWFCFMEPFKGQCSDSEQKMALGIVNVSTKRSGYDCLLKDSNDKKVEGDRKTSGTDEKLIHYEDVKFPALKRLRKGPRKRNHRSTPDVVSFNLDRTDPDSETGKFSTLTVRFWVTCKTKFLAACKGVV; encoded by the exons ATGGTCACGTTCCTTGTTctgaagaaagataaaaaaatgatatgcACCACCAGGTGCATAGATCCGCCGATCCAACT GCCTCAGGAATTGAGCTTGACATGTGAAATTTCAAAACAGAAGATACGCAGTCTTTCTGAACTTCCCCAATTTTTACTAACCCCGGTCCCAAATAATTTACAAGAGAAGTCTGAGTGGGGGAACTTTTTGAATTACCTATGTAAAAATGACAAG GTTGCTCTTATAAACTTTGAGCAGCATCAGTTTTACATTCTACCTCCTGCATTAGTTTCAACATCAAGTGCAGTCAATGTTGCATATAATATAGATTGTACAAGTTCTGTACCTACTCATCCAAGGGATAGTGAATCAG GTTCGCAATTAGAGGAATGTGGTGAACCAAATACAGCTGAAGGTCTTAAGTTTTCTCAAGCTGAAGAAACTTGCAACGAATTTCAATCCAAAGGCCCTCTAAGAAATTTCATACGAGCAGACCCAAGTTACCTTAAAACTCTTGGCCAGGCTCATTCTGGATGGATTTTTGGTGGAATAGCTGAGCTTGTTGATAATTCCAAGGATGCCAAGGCAACTAA AATGGACATTTTTGTAGATATCATCCAGTTGAAGAAATCACGGAAGGATGTTCCGATGCTGTGTCTTATTGATGATGGTCAAGGGATGAACCATGATGAGGTTATGAAAATGGTATCTTTTGGACATAAGCAATCTGATAAAGTTGACACGGACCACATTGGCAAATTTGGTGTTGGATTCAAA ACAGGAGCAATGAGGCTTGGGAGAGATGTTCTGGTTCTAACACAAACAACTACTTCTAGATCTCTAGCTTTTCTTTCACAATCATTGAATGAAGGCAAAGAT AATATTGAAATTCCCATTGTCAGCTATTGTCGACAAGGACAACGTATGGAGGTTGACCTAAGTATGCAGTCTGAAGCTTTGGCAAAATACAATTTGAAAGCTATTAAGGATTTTTCACCATTTAACAAGTATCTTATTGGTGAAAAGGCAGCCTTGTTTGGTACCGGTACAGGAACACAAATATACATATGGAACTTGGATGAATGGGGATCAAAGTATTGTTTAGAATGGCATGATGGACTGAAAGGTGGGAGTTCTTTTCACCAAGGTGACATTCTTATCCGAAGCAAGAGGATTCGTTCTCGTCCTGGCCATATTAGTCAAAAG GTTAAAAGTCGACCATTATCAAAATTCCTTACTCAAACTGTTATTGAAACTGGTGAAATCTTGAGAAGGCCAGTTGAATTAATTATTGGATTTAATCAATTAGAGTGGGAGCGGGCAAACTGTGGAATGTTTTTGTATTGGCATGGTCGCTTGATTGAG gcTTACAAAAGAGTTGGTGGAATGATTCATAGTGCAGATGTTGGCCGGGGTGTAATTGGTGTTGTTGATGTGACCAATTTAATG GATGACGAGGATGGTCGGGTGTGGGTACATAATAACAAGCAGGGATTCCAAGACTCAGAACATTATGCATGTCTTGAGCAGTGGCTGGGTAGAAAAGCAGATGAATATTGGGACAAAAATTTTGACGCCCTTGAGTTG AACATAGATAATTGTGTCTTCAAACCTGATCATGAGTGGGTTCAATGTGACAAGTGCAGAAAGTGGAGAATATTACCTACAGATTTTGATAGCAGAAATTTGCCTTTACAATG GTTTTGTTTTATGGAGCCTTTCAAAGGTCAATGTTCAGATTCTGAACAGAAGATGGCGCTGGGCATAGTTAATGTTTCCACAAAGAGGTCGGGTTATGATTGCTTGTTGAAGGATTCCAACGACAAAAAGGTGGAAGGTGATAGGAAAACCTCTGGCACAG ATGAGAAATTAATCCATTATGAGGATGTCAAATTTCCAGCATTAAAGCGGTTGAGAAAGGGGCCAAGAAAACG aaaccATAGAAGTACTCCCGATGTTGTAAGCTTcaatttggaccgaacagatccagattctgaaactggtaagttctcgacCTTAACCGTTCGTTTCTGGGTTACATGCAAAACCAAGTTTTTGGCTGCATGTAAGGGTGTAGTCTAA